A single window of Inquilinus sp. Marseille-Q2685 DNA harbors:
- a CDS encoding FdhF/YdeP family oxidoreductase, translated as MPRDNDVPGVKPYDGPAGGWGALGAVARAIKDQMAIAEDTRALMRMNQPSGFDCPGCAWPDPKHTSSFEFCENGAKAVSWETTSRRVTPEFFAEHPVAELWSWTDHALEDQGRLTHPMAYDRTTDRYVAIGWDEAFRRIGERLRGYPDPNMVEFYTSGRASNEAAFLYQLFVREYGTNNFPDCSNMCHEATSVGLPQSIGVGKGTVTLEDFDLCDAIFCIGHNPGTNHPRMLTTLREAAKRGVPIVVFNPLRERGLERFAAPQNPMEMLTLGSTPIASAYHQVKVGGDVAVLKGMMKALLAADIADLAAGGPGLLDRGFIAEHTTGFEALAADLETVSWDAIEAQSGLPRDIIESAASVYAQAQNVIVCYGMGLTQHRHGTSNVQQLANLLLLRGNIGRPGAGICPLRGHSNVQGDRTVGITEIPTKPFLHAIERVFGFAPPREKGHNAVESVQAIIDGRSRAIICLGGNLAVAMSDPEAVFAGMRRLDLAVHIATKLNRSHLLLARESIILPCLGRTERDEQETGAQSVTVEDSMSMVHASRGALPPASDQLRSEPAIIAGLALATLPETKVDWAWLVADYARIRDKIEAVFPDFFDFNERVSKPGGFRLNVPASQRDWRTPSGKANFLVCAGVEEDPRAARADALRLTTIRSHDQYNTTIYRLNDRYRGITGRRDVVFLNRDDLAALGLGHGDVVDVEAVANDAGGPPRMLRGVTAVAYDIARGSAAAYYPEANGLVALDSYDERSGTPTYKSIPVVIRRAG; from the coding sequence ATGCCGAGAGACAACGATGTGCCGGGCGTGAAGCCCTATGACGGCCCTGCCGGCGGCTGGGGTGCCCTCGGCGCGGTGGCCCGGGCGATCAAGGACCAGATGGCGATCGCCGAGGACACCCGCGCGCTGATGCGGATGAACCAGCCCTCGGGCTTCGACTGCCCCGGCTGCGCCTGGCCCGACCCGAAGCACACCTCGTCCTTCGAATTCTGCGAGAACGGCGCCAAGGCGGTGTCGTGGGAGACCACGAGCAGGCGCGTCACGCCGGAGTTCTTCGCCGAGCACCCGGTCGCGGAGCTGTGGAGCTGGACCGACCATGCGCTGGAGGACCAGGGCCGGCTGACCCATCCGATGGCCTATGACCGGACGACCGACCGCTATGTCGCGATCGGCTGGGACGAGGCGTTCCGCCGGATCGGCGAGCGGCTGCGCGGCTATCCCGACCCGAACATGGTCGAGTTCTACACCTCGGGCCGGGCCTCGAACGAGGCCGCCTTCCTGTACCAGCTGTTCGTCCGGGAATACGGCACCAACAACTTCCCCGACTGCTCGAACATGTGCCACGAGGCCACCAGCGTCGGGCTGCCGCAATCGATCGGCGTCGGCAAGGGCACGGTGACGCTGGAGGATTTCGACCTCTGCGACGCCATCTTCTGCATCGGCCACAACCCCGGCACCAACCATCCGCGCATGCTGACGACGCTGCGCGAGGCGGCGAAGCGCGGCGTGCCGATCGTGGTGTTCAACCCGCTGCGCGAGCGCGGTCTGGAACGCTTCGCCGCGCCGCAGAACCCGATGGAGATGCTGACCCTCGGCTCGACCCCGATCGCCTCGGCCTATCACCAGGTCAAGGTCGGCGGCGACGTTGCCGTGCTGAAGGGCATGATGAAGGCGCTGCTGGCGGCCGACATCGCGGACCTCGCCGCCGGTGGGCCGGGGCTGCTGGACCGCGGCTTCATCGCCGAACACACCACCGGCTTCGAGGCGCTGGCCGCGGATCTGGAGACGGTGTCCTGGGACGCGATCGAGGCGCAGTCCGGCCTGCCGCGCGACATCATCGAATCCGCCGCCTCGGTCTATGCCCAGGCGCAGAACGTCATCGTCTGCTACGGCATGGGCCTGACCCAGCACCGGCACGGCACCTCGAACGTGCAGCAGCTGGCCAACCTGCTGCTGCTGCGCGGCAATATCGGCCGGCCCGGCGCCGGCATCTGCCCGCTGCGCGGCCATTCCAACGTGCAGGGCGACCGCACCGTCGGCATCACCGAGATCCCGACCAAGCCCTTCCTCCACGCGATCGAGCGGGTCTTCGGCTTCGCCCCGCCGCGCGAGAAGGGCCACAACGCGGTGGAATCGGTGCAGGCGATCATCGACGGCCGGTCCAGGGCGATCATCTGCCTCGGCGGCAACCTGGCCGTCGCCATGTCGGACCCGGAGGCGGTGTTCGCCGGCATGCGCCGGCTGGACCTGGCGGTGCACATCGCCACCAAGCTGAACCGGTCGCACCTGCTGCTGGCGCGGGAATCGATCATCCTGCCCTGCCTGGGCCGGACCGAGCGCGACGAGCAGGAGACCGGCGCCCAATCGGTCACGGTCGAGGATTCGATGTCGATGGTGCACGCCTCGCGCGGTGCCCTGCCCCCGGCCTCGGACCAGCTGCGGTCGGAGCCGGCGATCATCGCCGGCCTGGCGCTGGCGACCCTGCCGGAGACGAAGGTCGACTGGGCCTGGCTGGTCGCCGACTATGCCCGCATCCGCGACAAGATCGAGGCGGTGTTCCCGGACTTCTTCGACTTCAACGAACGGGTGTCCAAGCCGGGCGGGTTCCGGCTGAACGTGCCGGCGTCGCAGCGCGACTGGCGGACGCCCTCGGGCAAGGCCAACTTCCTGGTCTGCGCCGGGGTCGAGGAGGATCCGCGCGCGGCCCGGGCCGACGCGCTGCGCCTGACCACCATCCGCAGCCACGACCAGTACAACACCACGATCTACAGGCTGAACGACCGCTACCGCGGCATCACCGGCCGCCGCGACGTGGTGTTCCTGAACCGGGACGACCTCGCGGCGCTGGGCCTCGGCCATGGCGACGTGGTCGATGTCGAGGCGGTGGCCAACGACGCCGGCGGGCCGCCGCGGATGCTGCGCGGCGTCACCGCCGTGGCCTACGACATCGCCCGCGGCTCGGCCGCCGCCTATTACCCGGAGGCCAACGGCCTGGTCGCGCTCGATTCCTACGACGAGCGCAGTGGCACGCCGACCTACAAGTCGATCCCGGTCGTCATCCGCCGCGCCGGCTAG
- a CDS encoding oxalate decarboxylase family bicupin, with amino-acid sequence MTLFTRRAALGTMAAGGLAVAATGANAQTAAVPQPMTPGRGGTDPGPRDLLRDQENPSFLTPPRTDSGTFQNLRYSFSDAHVRQEEGGWTRQVTIRELSVSKNIAGVNMRLNAGGTRELHWHKQAEWAYMLYGSARITAVDADGNNFVDDVGVGDLWFFPAGIPHSIQGLGNDGCEFLLVFDDGEFDEDGTFLLSDWFKHVPADVLGKNFGVDPKYFGNTPDPRQRYIFNLPVPGPLAGDRIAGATPVPQVFSHRMLKQDPIRTKGGTVRITDSSVFPASKTIAAALVEIEPGGMRELHWHPNADEWQYYIEGEARMGVFGAVGSARTIDFKAGDVGFVPYAMGHYVENTGSTTLRFLEMFKSDRYADISLDQWLALTPPELVQGHLNLDKAVMDALRKDKTPVVAG; translated from the coding sequence ATGACCCTGTTCACCCGCCGCGCCGCCCTCGGCACCATGGCCGCAGGCGGCCTCGCCGTCGCCGCCACCGGCGCGAACGCGCAGACTGCAGCCGTGCCGCAGCCGATGACCCCGGGCCGCGGCGGCACCGATCCCGGCCCGCGCGATCTGCTGCGCGACCAGGAGAATCCGAGCTTCCTGACCCCGCCGCGGACGGACAGCGGCACGTTCCAGAACCTGCGCTATTCGTTCTCCGACGCGCATGTGCGCCAGGAGGAGGGCGGCTGGACCCGTCAGGTCACGATCCGCGAGCTCAGCGTCTCCAAGAACATCGCGGGCGTGAACATGCGCCTGAACGCCGGCGGCACGCGCGAGCTGCACTGGCACAAGCAGGCGGAATGGGCCTACATGCTGTATGGCTCGGCCCGGATCACCGCGGTCGATGCCGACGGCAACAACTTCGTCGACGATGTCGGCGTCGGCGACCTCTGGTTCTTCCCGGCCGGCATCCCGCATTCGATCCAGGGCCTCGGCAATGACGGCTGCGAGTTCCTGCTGGTGTTCGACGACGGCGAGTTCGACGAGGACGGCACCTTCCTGCTGAGCGACTGGTTCAAGCACGTGCCGGCCGACGTGCTGGGCAAGAACTTCGGCGTCGACCCGAAATACTTCGGCAACACGCCCGACCCGCGCCAGCGCTACATCTTCAACCTGCCGGTGCCCGGACCGCTGGCCGGCGACAGGATTGCCGGGGCCACGCCGGTGCCGCAGGTCTTCAGCCACCGGATGCTGAAGCAGGATCCGATCAGGACCAAGGGCGGCACCGTCCGCATCACCGATTCCTCGGTGTTCCCGGCCTCGAAGACCATCGCCGCGGCGCTGGTGGAGATCGAGCCCGGCGGCATGCGCGAGCTGCACTGGCACCCGAATGCCGATGAGTGGCAGTACTACATCGAGGGCGAGGCCCGGATGGGCGTGTTCGGCGCGGTCGGTTCCGCCCGCACCATCGACTTCAAGGCCGGCGATGTCGGCTTCGTGCCCTACGCCATGGGCCACTACGTCGAGAACACCGGCAGCACCACGCTGCGCTTCCTCGAGATGTTCAAGAGCGACCGCTACGCCGACATCTCGCTCGACCAGTGGCTGGCGCTGACCCCGCCGGAGCTGGTGCAGGGCCATCTGAACCTCGACAAGGCGGTGATGGACGCGCTGCGCAAGGACAAGACCCCGGTCGTCGCCGGCTGA
- a CDS encoding biotin-dependent carboxyltransferase family protein — MLEVIKPGLETSVQDWPGRIGFWNQGFPPSGPMDSWSFRLANVLVGNAPGAAGLECQFLGPTLRFQRDGVIAVTGADMQAALDGEPLPLWQSVAVRAGQTLAMAFARTGARTYIAVAGGIETEPWLGARATFHKAGVGGMGGRAIKEGQSVPVAEAAGRPGRRVKAEARPEFAKEKRWTVEVVAGPNDDWIDAAGHERFLSADWKLSAKSDRTGFRLDGPQWSFTDKATDKAPEHGSLPSNIIDQGYPLGAINLAGQTPIILVNDGPSMGGFINPYTVPQAAFWKLGQSRPGEIYNFKAVSVDEAQAMARRLRELCSEASIETI; from the coding sequence ATGCTCGAGGTGATCAAGCCGGGGCTCGAGACCTCGGTGCAGGACTGGCCGGGCCGGATCGGCTTCTGGAACCAGGGCTTCCCGCCCTCCGGCCCGATGGATTCCTGGTCCTTCCGCCTGGCCAATGTGCTGGTCGGCAACGCGCCCGGCGCCGCCGGCCTCGAATGCCAGTTCCTGGGCCCGACGCTGAGGTTCCAGCGCGACGGCGTGATCGCCGTGACCGGCGCCGACATGCAGGCGGCGCTGGACGGCGAGCCGCTGCCGCTGTGGCAGTCGGTGGCGGTCAGGGCCGGCCAGACCCTGGCCATGGCTTTCGCCCGCACCGGCGCCCGGACCTACATCGCCGTGGCCGGCGGCATCGAGACGGAGCCCTGGCTGGGCGCCCGCGCCACCTTCCACAAGGCCGGCGTCGGCGGCATGGGCGGCCGGGCGATCAAGGAAGGCCAGTCGGTGCCGGTGGCCGAGGCCGCGGGCAGGCCCGGGCGCCGGGTGAAGGCCGAGGCGCGGCCGGAGTTCGCCAAGGAGAAGCGCTGGACGGTCGAGGTGGTGGCCGGGCCGAACGACGACTGGATCGACGCCGCGGGACACGAGCGCTTCCTGTCCGCCGACTGGAAGCTGTCGGCCAAGTCCGACCGCACCGGCTTCCGCCTGGACGGGCCGCAATGGAGTTTCACCGACAAGGCGACGGACAAGGCGCCGGAGCACGGGTCGCTGCCGTCCAACATCATCGACCAGGGCTATCCGCTGGGCGCCATCAACCTGGCCGGGCAGACGCCGATCATCCTGGTCAATGACGGGCCGTCGATGGGCGGCTTCATCAACCCCTACACCGTGCCGCAGGCCGCGTTCTGGAAGCTGGGCCAGTCGCGGCCTGGCGAGATCTACAACTTCAAGGCGGTCTCGGTCGACGAGGCCCAGGCCATGGCCCGCCGGCTGCGCGAGCTGTGCAGCGAAGCCTCGATCGAAACCATCTGA
- a CDS encoding IS481 family transposase gives MAWREVSVMEQRREFVRLAEQEGANRRELCRRFGISPDVGYKWLARWQAGDAELADRSRRPHVSPGRSTAELETAVLAVRDAHPAWGARKIVRRLAWDGIAPPAASTVHAILVRHGRIDPVAAEATQPYRRFEAAAPNRLWQMDFKGWEPLVRGGRCHPLTVLDDHSRFSPCLQACADQKSQTVQDRLTATFRRHGLPEAIFIDNGAPWGDASGERWTRLSVWFLKLGIRVLYSRPYHPQSRGKIERFHRTLAAEVFALEPFPDLAAAQRAFDRWRELYNWQRPHQALQQQVPGSRYRSSPRAMPSRLPEVEYDSLDLVRTVGTTKAYVSFRGRLWKVPQAFRGERVAIRPQTTDGRFGLFFASHLIATIDLTDP, from the coding sequence ATGGCGTGGCGGGAGGTGTCGGTCATGGAGCAGCGTCGGGAATTTGTCCGGCTGGCGGAGCAGGAGGGGGCGAACCGTCGGGAGCTGTGCCGCCGGTTCGGGATCAGCCCGGATGTGGGCTACAAATGGCTGGCGCGGTGGCAGGCCGGCGATGCCGAGCTGGCGGACCGCTCGCGCCGGCCACATGTGAGCCCCGGCCGCAGCACGGCAGAGCTGGAGACGGCAGTGCTGGCGGTGCGGGATGCGCATCCGGCGTGGGGCGCCCGCAAGATCGTCCGCCGCCTGGCCTGGGACGGGATCGCACCGCCGGCGGCCTCGACCGTGCACGCGATCCTGGTCCGGCACGGCCGGATCGATCCGGTGGCAGCCGAGGCGACCCAGCCCTATCGGCGTTTCGAGGCGGCGGCGCCGAACCGGCTGTGGCAGATGGACTTCAAAGGCTGGGAGCCGCTCGTCCGGGGCGGCCGGTGCCATCCCTTGACCGTGCTCGACGACCACTCCCGCTTCTCGCCTTGTCTGCAGGCCTGTGCCGATCAGAAGAGCCAGACCGTGCAGGACCGGCTCACGGCGACCTTCCGGCGACACGGCCTGCCCGAGGCCATCTTCATCGACAACGGCGCCCCCTGGGGCGACGCCTCGGGCGAGCGCTGGACCCGGCTTTCGGTCTGGTTCCTCAAGCTCGGCATCCGGGTCCTGTACAGCCGACCCTATCATCCCCAGAGCCGCGGCAAGATCGAGCGCTTCCACCGCACCCTCGCGGCCGAGGTCTTCGCCCTCGAGCCCTTCCCCGACCTCGCCGCCGCCCAGCGCGCCTTCGACCGCTGGCGCGAGCTCTACAACTGGCAGCGCCCGCACCAGGCGCTCCAGCAGCAGGTCCCCGGCAGCCGCTACCGCTCCAGCCCCCGCGCCATGCCCAGCCGCCTGCCCGAGGTCGAGTACGACAGCCTCGATCTCGTCCGCACCGTCGGCACCACCAAAGCCTATGTCAGCTTCCGCGGCCGGCTCTGGAAGGTCCCCCAGGCCTTCCGCGGCGAACGCGTCGCCATTCGGCCACAGACCACCGACGGCCGCTTCGGCCTCTTCTTCGCCAGCCACCTCATCGCCACCATCGACTTGACCGACCCATGA
- a CDS encoding sensor histidine kinase: MTAAPAAEAGFRPGLTTWPGPGWVLPLLTAALALAIFLFDTFSPMKIAVAVLYAIVILMSVGFLDRRGVLLTAFGCGGLTVIGFLVGLRHTGFEAHLLRGVVSLSAIGIATALAHRSQTAMAVLRDNERRWSGIIIERALAERALAEARAELAHVSRVVTLGELTASIAHEVKQPLAAIVTDAQACLRWLDRPVPALDEARACAGRIAGQAVRADHVVQRLRDLTRKAPPEPAAVDLGAAIGEVVELTRREIADHRVTLHTRLAPGLPPVSADRIQLQQVLINLVVNAVQAMEAAPRRELAIETGVGPAGEVLILVADSGIGLGPEEMARLFTPFHTTKPGGMGLGLSICRSIVEAHGGRIWASRNADAGLTFHVALPAAGRTA, translated from the coding sequence GTGACCGCTGCTCCGGCCGCCGAAGCCGGTTTCCGGCCCGGCTTAACCACCTGGCCCGGCCCGGGCTGGGTGCTGCCGCTGCTGACCGCGGCGCTGGCGCTTGCCATCTTCCTGTTCGACACCTTCAGCCCGATGAAGATCGCGGTGGCTGTGCTGTACGCCATCGTGATCCTGATGTCGGTCGGCTTTCTCGACCGGCGCGGCGTGCTGCTCACCGCGTTCGGCTGCGGCGGGCTGACGGTGATCGGCTTTCTCGTCGGGCTGCGGCACACCGGCTTCGAGGCGCATCTGCTGCGCGGCGTCGTCAGCCTGTCGGCGATCGGCATCGCCACGGCGCTGGCCCATCGCAGCCAGACGGCGATGGCGGTGCTGCGTGACAACGAGCGGCGGTGGAGCGGCATCATCATCGAGCGTGCCCTCGCCGAACGGGCCCTGGCCGAGGCTCGGGCCGAGCTGGCGCATGTCTCCCGCGTGGTCACGCTGGGCGAGCTGACGGCGTCGATCGCGCATGAGGTGAAGCAGCCGCTGGCCGCGATCGTCACCGATGCCCAGGCCTGCCTGCGCTGGCTCGATCGGCCGGTGCCGGCACTGGACGAGGCGCGGGCCTGCGCCGGCCGGATCGCCGGCCAGGCGGTCCGCGCTGATCATGTGGTGCAGCGGCTGCGCGACCTGACCCGGAAGGCGCCGCCGGAGCCCGCGGCGGTCGATCTCGGCGCCGCGATCGGCGAGGTCGTCGAACTGACGCGCCGCGAGATCGCCGATCACCGCGTGACTCTGCACACGCGGCTGGCTCCCGGCCTGCCGCCGGTGTCGGCCGACCGCATCCAGCTGCAGCAGGTGCTGATCAACCTCGTGGTCAACGCCGTCCAGGCGATGGAGGCGGCCCCCCGCCGCGAGCTCGCGATCGAGACCGGCGTCGGCCCGGCGGGGGAGGTGCTGATCCTGGTCGCGGACAGCGGCATCGGGCTGGGGCCGGAGGAGATGGCGCGCCTGTTCACCCCGTTCCACACCACCAAGCCCGGCGGCATGGGCCTCGGCCTGTCGATCTGCCGCTCGATCGTCGAAGCCCATGGCGGGCGGATCTGGGCCTCGCGCAACGCCGATGCCGGGCTGACCTTCCATGTCGCCCTGCCGGCGGCCGGGAGGACGGCATGA
- a CDS encoding acetyl-CoA carboxylase biotin carboxyl carrier protein subunit, giving the protein MATEVKTQTAGNMWKVLVKPGDAVAAGDTLFIMEVMKMEVPHEAPVAGTVTAVHVAEGAEGLDADQTVVVIG; this is encoded by the coding sequence ATGGCGACCGAAGTGAAGACCCAGACCGCGGGCAACATGTGGAAGGTGCTGGTCAAGCCCGGCGACGCGGTGGCGGCGGGCGACACGCTGTTCATCATGGAGGTGATGAAGATGGAGGTGCCGCACGAGGCGCCGGTGGCCGGCACCGTCACCGCCGTGCATGTCGCCGAGGGCGCCGAGGGGCTGGACGCCGACCAGACCGTGGTGGTGATCGGCTGA
- a CDS encoding response regulator transcription factor, with protein MTGMAAEAPLVLVVDDEAAVRTALDSLLRSVGFRVACFASPEEFLDSGLAPSAGCLVLDVRLQMASGLDVQAQLVRAGCRIPVVFMTGHGDIPMSVRAMKAGAVDFLAKPFRDQDMLDAVAAAIERDRDRRAAAQRMAEVVGRYETLTPRERQIMTLVVDGLMNKEIAAQLGVAEITIKIHRGQVMRKMAARSVADLVRIAGVLDEQSQ; from the coding sequence ATGACCGGCATGGCGGCCGAAGCGCCGCTGGTGCTGGTGGTGGACGACGAGGCCGCGGTCCGCACCGCGCTGGACAGCCTGCTGCGTTCGGTCGGCTTCCGCGTCGCCTGCTTCGCGTCGCCGGAGGAATTCCTGGACAGCGGCCTGGCGCCGTCGGCCGGGTGCCTGGTGCTGGACGTCCGGCTGCAGATGGCCAGCGGCCTCGACGTCCAGGCGCAGCTGGTCCGGGCCGGCTGCCGGATTCCGGTGGTGTTCATGACCGGCCACGGCGACATCCCGATGAGCGTGCGGGCGATGAAGGCCGGGGCGGTCGACTTCCTGGCCAAGCCGTTCCGGGACCAGGACATGCTCGACGCCGTCGCCGCGGCGATCGAGCGCGACCGCGACCGGCGGGCGGCGGCGCAGCGCATGGCGGAGGTCGTGGGACGGTACGAGACCCTGACCCCGCGCGAGCGGCAGATCATGACCCTGGTCGTGGACGGGCTGATGAACAAGGAGATCGCGGCGCAGCTCGGGGTCGCCGAGATCACGATCAAGATCCACCGCGGCCAGGTGATGCGGAAGATGGCGGCGCGGTCGGTCGCCGACCTCGTCCGCATCGCCGGCGTGCTGGACGAGCAGTCGCAGTAG
- a CDS encoding formate/nitrite transporter family protein: MYRDTIAKYAESGAHKAGMVRAHLLSFLIGSALAGAYIGFGDIFMFTVGAHADPSWSHLVMGAVFASALTIVVFAGSELFTGTAMYMPFAVLRGDSGLGDMVRVWTACWVGNLAGAVVLAALLHMAGGGVLLTDGSSEFFAVVAAKIAAPGYELFARGLLCNWLVCLAIWMCGRTENDAAKIALIFWPIAIFVACGFEHSVANMFVFALALLGEHPDTITFGGAVHNLAWVTLGNLAGGGLMVGLGYWLQERGAERKAAIPAVQPSGALPRA, translated from the coding sequence ATGTATCGCGACACCATTGCCAAATACGCCGAGTCCGGCGCGCACAAGGCCGGGATGGTCAGGGCCCATCTGCTGAGCTTCCTGATCGGGTCGGCCCTGGCCGGCGCCTACATCGGCTTCGGCGACATCTTCATGTTCACCGTGGGCGCCCATGCCGACCCGTCCTGGTCGCATCTGGTGATGGGCGCGGTCTTCGCCTCGGCCCTGACCATCGTGGTCTTCGCCGGGTCGGAGCTGTTCACCGGCACCGCCATGTACATGCCCTTCGCCGTGCTGCGCGGCGACAGCGGCCTGGGCGACATGGTGCGGGTCTGGACCGCCTGCTGGGTCGGCAACCTGGCCGGCGCGGTGGTGCTGGCAGCGCTCTTGCACATGGCCGGCGGCGGCGTGCTGCTGACCGACGGCAGCAGCGAGTTCTTCGCCGTGGTCGCCGCCAAGATCGCGGCGCCCGGATACGAGCTGTTCGCCCGCGGCCTCCTGTGCAACTGGCTGGTCTGCCTGGCGATCTGGATGTGCGGCCGCACCGAGAACGACGCCGCCAAGATCGCGCTGATCTTCTGGCCGATCGCGATCTTCGTCGCCTGCGGCTTCGAGCATTCGGTCGCCAACATGTTCGTCTTCGCCCTGGCCCTGCTGGGCGAGCATCCCGACACCATCACCTTCGGCGGCGCCGTGCACAACCTGGCCTGGGTGACGCTGGGCAACCTGGCCGGCGGCGGGCTGATGGTCGGGCTGGGCTATTGGCTGCAGGAGCGCGGCGCCGAGCGGAAGGCCGCGATCCCGGCCGTCCAGCCGTCCGGCGCCCTGCCCCGCGCCTGA